One segment of Rhizobium sp. NXC14 DNA contains the following:
- a CDS encoding tail fiber domain-containing protein, with product MTSKVFIRVLLCSTFIAGSGVMLQGCIFDPGGKTLFANQEQAQPARNKTPTVKKVAAKTNDDRESTFARSDRSSSGGSSSSSGMGGGSDSGSSGGSDGGGDPGGGGDPGWSDRRLKTDIRRLGSSPAGIPIYAFRYIWGGPLFVGTMAQDLLLIRPDVLSQAATGYYTVDYARLDIRMISIPDELSLASPAAEAALSALSVDAAKTQPLIGLPEFVL from the coding sequence ATGACCAGTAAAGTCTTCATCCGTGTACTGCTCTGCTCGACCTTCATCGCCGGCTCCGGCGTCATGCTGCAGGGCTGCATCTTCGACCCCGGCGGCAAGACGCTCTTCGCCAATCAGGAGCAGGCGCAGCCGGCGCGCAACAAGACGCCGACCGTGAAGAAGGTCGCCGCAAAAACCAATGACGATCGGGAGTCGACTTTTGCTCGTTCGGACAGGAGTTCCAGCGGCGGCTCAAGCAGCTCGTCCGGGATGGGCGGCGGCTCCGACAGTGGCAGTTCCGGCGGCAGCGACGGCGGCGGTGATCCTGGTGGCGGCGGCGATCCAGGTTGGTCGGATCGGCGTCTGAAGACGGATATTCGTCGCCTCGGCTCTTCCCCTGCCGGCATTCCGATCTATGCATTCCGCTACATCTGGGGCGGCCCACTTTTTGTCGGCACGATGGCGCAAGATCTTCTGCTGATCAGGCCGGACGTCCTGTCCCAGGCTGCAACCGGATATTACACGGTGGATTACGCCAGGCTTGATATCAGGATGATCTCGATACCGGATGAGCTTTCCCTGGCTTCGCCAGCGGCAGAAGCTGCCCTCTCGGCGCTTTCGGTGGACGCTGCAAAGACGCAGCCTTTGATCGGACTTCCCGAATTCGTGTTGTAG
- a CDS encoding caspase family protein, with protein sequence MPEFHGKNRFAAILLIFLTALVFLGFEQPAAAAAGEQDGRRVALIVGNSVYKTLPSLPNPANDVQEVANTLRRAGFDVTIGINVDRIGLENTVRSFLRSANNAEAGLIYYSGHGIQVGGQNFIVPVDATLETPYDVETQTMPLDLILNHLKQNSRVQLIFLDACRNNPFNTQKFWMAEKLEPVGATRGLARIDSDLGSLIAFSTEPGQVALDGEGALSPYSESFIKRASEPNKEIRQVLTDVRRDVIAMTNGKQVPWENSSLMDSFYFIPAPPPPSVEPMQQVSVPEGAAATKLPIAPPHDETGSALLVTLNQLPQTGKLSFDGKPVEQGAKLPAGALTALSYDSSGVAAGTVGLIGYTVSDPYGQATQGVVAITVSADAGAKLAQLEQEKQARLADAGAYLKSLPRDVDTTIGVGPVEARLPEVPASAAEMTFKVAALPDKGTLRAGDRVIGPGHVLEAADIPALSYEPQIGTENQPFALTLQAANDDLPAATVTFTPTLDACDSAAAAPLDLQGVTAGKLPNEIDPAVALPACDDAVKAYPAVARFVYQLGRAQLANRDAKAAFATIKKAMDAGHIRAISELASLYLVGASVPANLGKSSEIAAIGAKKGDPYALYAYGKSLFYGRGVKADTEEGLKLMLQAADLGHTYAMNELGYIFSNGVNVPADMERGIRFYESGLKRDDIYSMNSLGMIYRAGKGVPQDLEKALELFKKAADGGQPYAPRNIGLMYRDGQGVPKDEAAALSWLEMGAERGDYWSAFERAKMAKGDGSDADSLVTAAHYFALASALNRPGTGDPKKQSDKELASLAEPAKKKAAEAFSAELTAQELKALPKTKSLNEKLTLLAKATWAKRNPRYDLF encoded by the coding sequence ATGCCCGAGTTTCACGGAAAGAACCGCTTTGCGGCTATATTGCTGATCTTCCTGACGGCATTGGTCTTTCTCGGGTTTGAACAACCCGCTGCTGCCGCCGCCGGTGAACAGGATGGCCGGCGGGTTGCATTGATCGTTGGCAACTCCGTCTACAAGACGCTGCCCTCATTGCCCAATCCCGCAAACGATGTCCAGGAAGTCGCCAACACGCTGCGCAGGGCCGGGTTCGATGTGACGATCGGCATCAATGTCGACCGCATCGGTCTTGAGAATACGGTGCGCAGCTTCTTGCGCTCGGCCAATAATGCAGAGGCCGGCCTCATCTATTATTCCGGACACGGCATCCAGGTGGGCGGCCAGAATTTCATCGTGCCGGTCGATGCGACGCTGGAAACGCCCTATGACGTCGAGACGCAGACCATGCCGCTCGATCTCATCCTGAACCACCTCAAGCAGAATTCGCGCGTGCAGCTGATCTTTCTCGATGCTTGCCGCAATAACCCGTTCAATACGCAGAAATTCTGGATGGCGGAAAAGCTGGAACCGGTCGGCGCGACGCGCGGGCTGGCCCGCATCGACAGCGATCTCGGCAGCCTGATCGCCTTTTCGACGGAGCCGGGCCAGGTGGCGCTCGACGGCGAGGGGGCGCTCAGCCCCTATTCCGAATCCTTCATCAAGCGCGCCAGCGAGCCGAACAAGGAAATCCGCCAGGTCCTGACCGATGTGCGCCGCGACGTGATCGCCATGACCAATGGCAAGCAGGTCCCTTGGGAAAATTCCTCGCTGATGGACAGCTTCTATTTCATCCCGGCCCCGCCGCCGCCGAGCGTCGAACCGATGCAGCAGGTGAGCGTGCCGGAGGGGGCGGCCGCGACCAAGCTGCCGATCGCTCCGCCGCATGACGAAACCGGCTCGGCGCTGCTTGTCACGCTCAACCAGCTTCCCCAGACCGGCAAGCTCAGTTTCGACGGCAAGCCGGTGGAGCAGGGCGCCAAGCTGCCGGCCGGGGCGCTGACGGCGCTGAGCTATGATTCATCGGGCGTTGCCGCCGGAACGGTCGGCCTGATCGGCTATACGGTCAGCGATCCTTATGGCCAGGCGACGCAGGGCGTCGTCGCCATCACCGTCTCGGCCGATGCCGGCGCCAAGCTCGCCCAGCTCGAGCAGGAGAAGCAGGCGCGGCTTGCCGATGCCGGCGCCTATCTGAAATCGCTGCCGCGCGACGTCGACACGACGATCGGCGTCGGTCCCGTCGAAGCCCGCCTGCCTGAAGTACCGGCATCGGCCGCCGAGATGACCTTCAAGGTCGCGGCCCTGCCCGACAAGGGCACACTGCGTGCCGGCGATCGGGTGATCGGCCCCGGCCACGTGCTTGAAGCCGCCGATATTCCGGCACTTTCCTACGAGCCACAGATCGGCACCGAAAACCAGCCTTTCGCCCTGACGCTGCAGGCCGCCAATGACGACCTGCCGGCCGCCACCGTCACCTTCACACCGACGCTTGACGCCTGCGATAGCGCAGCCGCCGCCCCGCTCGATCTGCAGGGCGTGACCGCGGGCAAGCTGCCGAACGAAATCGATCCGGCCGTCGCGCTACCTGCCTGCGATGATGCGGTGAAGGCCTATCCCGCGGTGGCCCGCTTCGTCTATCAGCTCGGTCGCGCCCAGCTCGCCAACCGTGACGCCAAGGCAGCCTTTGCGACGATCAAGAAGGCGATGGATGCCGGCCATATCAGGGCGATTTCCGAACTCGCTTCGCTCTATCTCGTCGGAGCCTCCGTCCCGGCAAATCTCGGCAAATCGAGCGAGATCGCCGCGATCGGCGCGAAGAAGGGGGATCCCTACGCGCTCTATGCCTATGGCAAAAGCTTGTTTTATGGACGCGGTGTGAAAGCCGACACCGAGGAAGGCCTGAAGCTTATGCTCCAGGCAGCCGACCTCGGCCACACCTATGCAATGAACGAACTGGGCTACATCTTCTCGAACGGCGTCAACGTCCCAGCCGATATGGAACGCGGCATTCGCTTTTACGAGTCAGGGCTCAAGCGAGACGACATCTATTCGATGAACAGCCTCGGGATGATCTATCGCGCCGGCAAAGGCGTGCCGCAGGACCTCGAGAAGGCGCTGGAGCTTTTCAAGAAGGCAGCGGACGGCGGCCAGCCTTATGCGCCGCGCAACATCGGCCTTATGTACAGGGACGGTCAAGGAGTGCCTAAGGACGAGGCTGCAGCGCTATCCTGGCTGGAAATGGGCGCCGAGCGCGGCGATTATTGGAGCGCGTTCGAACGGGCCAAAATGGCCAAGGGCGACGGCTCAGATGCCGACAGCCTGGTGACCGCCGCTCACTATTTCGCTCTTGCAAGCGCGCTCAACCGCCCCGGAACCGGCGATCCCAAAAAGCAGTCCGACAAGGAGCTCGCATCCTTGGCGGAGCCTGCCAAAAAGAAGGCCGCAGAAGCGTTTTCGGCCGAATTGACTGCACAGGAACTGAAGGCTCTGCCGAAGACGAAGTCGCTGAACGAGAAGCTGACGCTTCTTGCGAAGGCGACCTGGGCAAAGCGAAATCCGCGATATGATCTTTTTTAA
- a CDS encoding DUF4384 domain-containing protein, translated as MLSRKAILAAATCLSLFSPIPEVGAQDERTLTEAPAQSGPVSITFDRAEAKYAIGEVVGLFIQSTENAYVTVLNVSPNGSVTKLFPNKYQTDALVAAGKRVQVPDPASGARLQVSGPVGQEQIKVFYSSKPLTIFADLGGSGSGMFRSIDGGMDAVSRSLEEARSLGTKISSKTLTLTTVDSAAALPPSAVPPVAAVPAAKPAPVEQAAKPAVPPKPAVTPKPKPAVKPDVAKKPEVVEKPKAAPKPVEQATTQPPKKYKIVTNLAPGQELAADELQLIGPADTTASTRPNQYKQPSQYQQPYKQPTQSAQTNMPKLPMPQIKMPQFKLPGGFSIKMPPLSFGRSAEPGQAGEEIEVANADTPACNALLDKLNTAVAAKDITAAASEADAIAVSAECGQFQVNAQRRVAALRLAAAQEMMAADKPVAEYEPLLVAADSPQVLWQASATLGEIYFSARRFADAAADYQQAIEIIKNETRTPKAPPAETISDLIQRAAQARILAANPTSDNPQGSFVPAEKDHRSGVLGGIYSENVRGIVPVSIPVPITFDFDKSTFTSIGTEAAEELLEALKEQKPGRIILIGHTDRKGGDDYNQKLSERRAQAVADFLKNHGIDATIDAEGRGASEPVDVTATANLTEDDIDALNRRVEWRRE; from the coding sequence ATGCTCAGCCGCAAAGCCATCCTAGCCGCAGCCACATGTCTTTCGCTTTTTTCACCGATCCCCGAGGTCGGGGCGCAGGACGAACGCACGCTGACGGAAGCGCCGGCTCAGAGCGGGCCGGTCAGCATCACCTTCGATCGCGCCGAGGCGAAATATGCCATCGGCGAAGTCGTCGGCCTCTTCATCCAGTCGACCGAGAACGCCTATGTTACGGTGCTGAACGTCTCGCCGAACGGCTCCGTCACCAAGCTCTTCCCGAACAAGTACCAGACCGATGCGCTCGTTGCCGCCGGCAAGCGCGTGCAGGTGCCGGATCCGGCAAGCGGCGCCAGGCTGCAGGTGTCAGGCCCGGTCGGGCAGGAGCAGATCAAGGTCTTCTATTCCTCCAAGCCGCTGACCATCTTCGCCGATCTCGGCGGCAGCGGCAGCGGCATGTTCCGCTCGATCGACGGCGGTATGGATGCCGTCTCCCGCAGCCTCGAAGAAGCCCGCAGCCTCGGCACCAAGATCAGCAGCAAGACGCTGACGCTGACCACCGTCGACAGCGCGGCGGCCCTGCCGCCCTCCGCCGTCCCGCCGGTCGCCGCCGTTCCCGCCGCAAAACCCGCGCCGGTCGAACAGGCGGCAAAGCCAGCCGTTCCGCCGAAACCCGCTGTCACTCCGAAGCCGAAACCGGCCGTCAAACCCGATGTCGCCAAAAAGCCTGAGGTGGTCGAAAAGCCGAAGGCGGCGCCCAAACCCGTCGAACAGGCGACCACACAGCCGCCGAAGAAATACAAGATCGTCACCAATCTGGCGCCCGGCCAGGAGCTCGCCGCCGACGAGCTGCAGCTGATCGGCCCGGCCGACACCACCGCCTCCACCCGCCCCAACCAATATAAACAACCGAGCCAATATCAGCAGCCATATAAGCAGCCGACCCAGTCTGCCCAGACCAATATGCCAAAGCTGCCGATGCCGCAGATCAAGATGCCGCAATTCAAGCTTCCCGGCGGTTTCAGCATCAAGATGCCGCCGTTGAGCTTCGGCCGTTCGGCCGAACCCGGCCAGGCCGGAGAGGAGATCGAGGTTGCCAATGCCGATACTCCGGCCTGCAACGCCCTGCTCGACAAGCTGAACACCGCCGTTGCCGCCAAGGACATCACCGCTGCCGCTTCCGAGGCCGATGCCATCGCCGTCAGCGCCGAATGCGGCCAGTTTCAGGTGAACGCCCAGCGCCGCGTCGCAGCCCTGAGGCTTGCCGCCGCTCAGGAGATGATGGCGGCCGACAAGCCGGTCGCGGAGTATGAACCGCTGCTCGTCGCCGCCGACAGCCCGCAGGTGCTCTGGCAGGCCTCCGCCACGCTCGGCGAGATCTATTTCTCCGCCCGCCGCTTTGCCGATGCCGCCGCCGATTACCAGCAGGCGATCGAAATCATCAAGAACGAGACCCGCACGCCGAAGGCGCCGCCGGCCGAGACAATCTCCGATCTCATCCAGCGCGCCGCCCAGGCCCGGATTCTTGCCGCCAACCCGACCAGTGACAATCCGCAGGGCAGCTTCGTGCCGGCCGAAAAGGATCACCGCAGCGGCGTGCTCGGCGGCATCTATTCGGAAAATGTGCGCGGCATCGTGCCGGTCTCCATCCCGGTGCCGATCACCTTCGATTTCGACAAATCGACCTTCACCTCGATCGGCACCGAAGCCGCTGAGGAATTGCTGGAGGCGCTGAAGGAGCAGAAGCCCGGCCGCATCATCCTCATCGGCCATACCGATCGCAAAGGCGGCGACGATTATAATCAGAAGCTTTCCGAGCGCCGCGCCCAGGCCGTTGCCGATTTCCTGAAAAACCACGGCATCGACGCCACGATCGATGCCGAAGGCCGCGGCGCCTCCGAGCCGGTGGACGTGACCGCCACCGCCAACCTCACCGAAGACGATATCGACGCGCTCAACCGCCGCGTCGAATGGCGCCGCGAATAG